A single window of Solenopsis invicta isolate M01_SB chromosome 3, UNIL_Sinv_3.0, whole genome shotgun sequence DNA harbors:
- the LOC120357126 gene encoding uncharacterized protein LOC120357126 has protein sequence MSTDALEKSLNAVKPFQHWSKPSSASVNSLLTIQPKTKNNPEICSTDEPTEQTVEIIDIPFLEQTAAIDIINLPPISENVSVQKEYIDHKFEQLQETILSEIKSAKRSIIYDLDKKINEIKHTIVLNSPTENTAQSGVEKIKSDLEIILPTVTLEDFLQLENSLMNSESKRESLMSLFRILIAGDAVVKDSIAKALESVMVKAVELQYSGTGKIIKSHGKRNFSATNTYLCLRGKINIF, from the exons ATGTCTACAGATGCCCTCGAAAAAAGTTTGAATGCTGTAAAACCCTTCCAACACTGGAGTAAGCCTTCTTCGGCATCAGTAAATTCGTTGCTTACCATCCAGCCAAAAACGAAGAACAATCCag agATATGCTCGACAGATGAACCAACGGAGCAAACAGTAGAGATAATAGATATTCCTTTTTTAGAACAAACTGCCGCGATAGATATAATAAATCTACCACCAA tttcagAGAATGTTTCCGTTCAGAAGGAATACATAGATCACAAGTTTGAACAACTGCAAGAAACAATATTAAGTGAAATAAAGTCTGCCAAAAGAAGCATTATATACGACctggacaaaaaaattaacgaaatcAAACATACAATTGTATTAAACAGTCCAACAGAAAATACGGCACAAAGTGGTGTAGAGAAAATCAAAAGCGACTTGGAAATAATTTTGCCCACAGTAACATTGGAGGATTTTTTGCAACTTGAAAATTCATTAATGAATTCTGAAAGCAAAAGAGAATCAttg atgTCACTGTTCCGAATTTTAATTGCTGGTGATGCAGTCGTAAAAGACAGCATTGCTAAAGCTTTAGAATCAGTGATGGTCAAAGCGGTCGAATTGCAATATTCGGGAActggaaaaataattaaaagtcacggaaaaagaaattttagtgCGACAAACACATATCTATGTTTAagaggtaaaataaatatcttttaa
- the LOC113005896 gene encoding uncharacterized protein LOC113005896: protein MSSIQQIIDAVDNDLAFLSVVEMDFRQEVEKEIKQSQISAENKFQVQQRCFNFLKRLLKEMAQRLPANFEIFKKIELLSPNRCTSQVRVRFEDLPLSNVLDSHCDISVYKSQWEKLCFFDWNAYYKGDVPTNILVFWPDVYKYTDACGRFIFRELAEVVLKILTIPTSNAVVERTFSALTLIKSRIRNKLKISMLQSLLRIRIHFQAHNKCCKTFQPSIEMIDRFKSNFIYGSETNISNSDNEEDEHFHEMINIISDLNSTED, encoded by the coding sequence ATGTCTTCTATACAACAAATAATTGATGCAGTCGATAACGATCTAGCTTTTTTATCGGTTGTAGAAATGGATTTTAGACAAGAAGTTGAGAAGGAAATTAAGCAATCTCAAATCTCTGcggaaaataaatttcaggTACAGCAGAggtgtttcaattttttaaaaagattactAAAAGAAATGGCGCAGAGGCTTCcagcaaattttgaaattttcaagaaaatcgaGCTATTAAGTCCAAATCGTTGCACATCGCAAGTTCGAGTCAGGTTCGAGGATCTTCCCTTGTCAAATGTTTTAGATTCTCATTGTGATATTTCTGTGTACAAGAGTCAGTGGGAAAAACTATGTTTCTTCGATTGGAATGCCTATTATAAAGGAGATGTTCCAACTAATATTTTAGTCTTTTGGCCTGATGTTTATAAGTATACTGATGCTTGTGGCCGATTTATTTTCCGAGAACTGGCAGAAGTGGtattaaaaatacttacaaTTCCTACGAGTAACGCTGTAGTTGAACGAACTTTCTCAGCACTTACTTTGATAAAATCACGGAttcgaaataaattgaaaatttcgaTGCTGCAATCTCTTCTAAGAATCCGAATACATTTTCAAGCGCATAACAAATGTTGCAAAACATTTCAACCTTCAATAGAAATGATTGATCGTTTCAAATCAAATTTCATATATGGGTCGGAGACTAATATTAGCAATTCCGATAACGAGGAAGACGAGCATTTTCATGAAATGATCAATATTATATCAGATTTAAATAGCACAGAGGATTAG